The following nucleotide sequence is from Pecten maximus unplaced genomic scaffold, xPecMax1.1, whole genome shotgun sequence.
TTAACATACACTAATGTTCCCCATTATATTTTCAGTTATGTATGACTGGTGATATTGACCATTTTTTTCTCGTTTGGATATTCTTTACTTTAGTCTAATATATAAGGCAGCAAAGTATTTTGCTGAATTTATGCATAAAAACAACTATACAAgagttatttcatattttacatttttattccTTTACGTTACCTAAGGTTTAGCCCCCTTTTAATAATTAAGTCACTGTCAATTTATTTCAcgggagttatgtcccttgacgTTATTGATCAAGGGGCCCCCTGATTAGTCAATTGTCCTAAGCGGGTCATACGACCCTGCGTCTATCTTTATCATTAGACATTCATCTTTAAAAATTGGCAGCTTAAGCTTTTGTTTGACCAACACAGACTTAAAGTTtgaacaccccccccccccccccccccccccccccccccactgcCTCCCTTTGgcttattgttttatataaatcaaaGTGATATTCAAGGTGTATTTGTTTATGAGTTATGTTATATCATGATCTTTTGGCCGTTTTTCATTGCAGTTTTCATTGCAGTTTTCATTGCAGTTTTCATTTGGTTAAACCTACATTGGCTTATCATTTCTCGTATGAGTAATTGTTTTGTCACCCTCTGTGAGGGGTGCCTTATCATTCAATTCAGttgtttagttgtttttttgtaaGTGTGTAgatgcataaatatatataaatatatcacctACTTTTCTTTCGTTTTAGAGATGGTGAAACCATATGGCAAAGAGTTTCCTTTCAAAGGTTGGTTATTATCTATGGTTATTACagaatacattttgttttaacaatgtACACTTGGAAAGAGTTGGAAATTACATCTATATATGACAAACACATCGTTGATTTCATAAAACTATATATGAAGTTGGTAATTGATTTATCCTGGCCAAAATTATTCACTTACTGCATCATGCTCGTGCAAAACGAAGTGTATGCTCAATACATTATTTCAGCATGTGTCTCATCAATATTTAGCCAATGATATTTTCCATTTCCAGGAAGGACAGATCGATTTATCTTATGTGTCCGCATGGTCAATATCACGGAGACATATTTCAGTATGTGTATGCTGTACATCGGATGCCATTTTAGTAAAGAAACAGTGACACGTGTACAGTGTACgtcatggtacagtatacatattcCAATAactatacaattatatatagttCAAGACGAATCAGTTCGCGCAGGGACCTTCGTGAATTGGCCATCGCTTGCCGGTGATGTTAAGACTTTAGTTGAGGCTGGATTGTCCTGCAAAGACGATAGACTATGTACTGTAGAGTGCACCTCCTGTGGACTCTTCTTCAATTTCTCTTCACTTCAGGGAACTGATCCgtataaatatcataaacaagAATCACCAAAATGTGAATTCTTTACGGAGGAAAAACGTCAGGGGAATCAGGGTACACCCCGTTGGCTTCATCCATCTACAATGGTTAAAAAAGGAACAACAGACCAGGCAAGACTAAAAGAAAAAGCAAACGTATCTGAACCGGAAAATACAAAAACTGATGCATCTAAAACAAAGGTATTTATCTATAcgcaacaaaaataaaatatgttcaaactATACAgcaaatatattgtattacaattgTTCATTTTTGGACTGAATGAAGCAAACTTCAAATGTAAACCTTTTACATATTttctatatgtacatgtatataggcaACTAACTATCTGATCAATTGATGAATCGTTCTTTGTAGACAAAGAATCCAATATCTTCTCCCTATTCAGAAAGATTGAAAACTTTTGAGAGCCCTCAATGGCATCGGAAAAAAATACAACAGGCCCCAAAAGTACTTGCAGAGGCTGGTTTCTGTTACACAGGTAAGTTAAGGTAATGTGTTTAGTAATGTTGATACGAATATAACATAGATATTGATTTTAGTTTTAGCGTCCCGAAAATGTATGCTACATATACAAAGCGATTGATCAAGGTAAATTGCAACATGTTATGTAGTTATTTCTGATATAAGCTGTAGTCAAAATATTATTGATCAGTGCACGTTTCTCTCGATACGTAGATAATGCCTAAAAGTAAACTAGGTCTTGTTATCTTATGCAAAAAATGCAAATCTTAAGCCTAGTGAACCAGCAAATCGATCAATTGTGCATACAATTAAATGCTGCTTCAAATATCTACAGATCCTTTCCATTCTTGTATGTACGAGAATTTGAGAATTTGAAATATCGAGTTGAATGcagaaacaatttttttcttaacTTTGCATACGTTTTTGTCGTGGCGTCAATAGATAATATGTCGTACAAAGCTGCGTATGTCGTCTTATTTATCTTTGATTATCCTGGGTTCTTGCGATTGTGAATAGTTTTGAAGATTGATATACAGGATGGAAGATATTATGCAGATGTAGCTTATTGCAAAAGTCCATCATTTGAGATTAAGTTTTTTAAGAGAAGATATATGTTAATGACTCAAAGTTGCATGACGATTTTGTGACTTATTCGAAATCCAAATAGCATTCATGATAGGTAACtgtatatttgattattattattatatctttatttatttgttttattaaccTGTTCTTTCTTTCCGTTGttgtattttaaagaaaatatctgTGATTTAGATCTTTGTCATATATTAGAGTGATTAGATTTTAGAGTTTTGTTCCTTTTCCAACATAGATAGCAAGGGAATATATTTGAATACTGTATGGTCAACATGGTGATTTAATTATGAAAACTTTGAATTTAATTTAACCAAACTTCTGTCACCAATGTTCAACTACTGGCCAATGAAAATGAGTTGAGTCTATATCAGTTCCAACCTTCAGTACCGGTATTAATATTAACTCCTGGTATAACGATGTTTTGGTAAATAATAAACACGTGCCATAAAGTGTTCAGTTTTGCCGTTTCTAGGATCGGAAGATAGCGTAAAATGTTTCTGTTGTGGCATCGAGCTTGCAGAATGGAATCCCGATGAGGACCCCTGGGTAGAGCACGCCCGTCATAGTCCTGAATGTCAATACCTTAGAGACCAGAAAGGTCAAGATTACATCAACAACATTAAGGCACAATGGGCAGAGGTGAGGTATCTTGtaaatatgttgaaaaatagAAACAAGCCTTCTTATTCAGCAGTGAATGCAATTGTTGACAAATAAAACCGAGAATATTCTCAGCCGTCTTAGTAAATGGAGCTGTAGTGATTTTTCTGTCTGTTCGTCCGCGTATTTAGTTCGTTTATAAGATATTGTGATTTCCTCATTACATTCGTTCATATTGCCATCATATTGTCAAAATCTACGCTCGGTTAGATTTTAATGATCATCAGTGAAAAAAGTCGTTCTTGACTGCTTTAAAAAGATgccgacatatatatatatggtaagcATTTATAAAATAGTCCTGGTACGGGAAATATGTTGATGATATCCTTCTAAATCTGCTTTTTGTTTGAGCACGAAAGGAAGTGTACGTCATAACTCATGTGATTAAATGTAATACAGATTTACACGCCAAAACATCCCGCCTATACACAAGTCGATAAAAGATGTAGGACATTTCAACACAAGAATTGGCCCACAAATATTATGATCCAGTCTTCTAATCAACTTGCAGCGGCTGGTTTCTTTTATGCAGGTAAATGTTTATAGGAAAATTTATGTATGTCTCATCATTTTTTATGCTAAGTTTTTATTAGCCTGGTATTATATTATCTTGTTTAAGGTAGTTTAGTGTCATCgtccagggtcatatgagataTACTATTTCTAGCccataaaacatttttgtacTTGAAAATTTCGGCCATCATTATATAGCTACTAGctgatgaaaatataaattctaTAGTAAAAATATCTGTGGATTTAAGGTATCATGAGGGCCTAGATATTTTTAATCTTACATTGTCCAGCCTGATACTTTTATTGAAAATAGACAGTTTAAGAACACAATTTTCAAAGTAACTATAAAAGAGTGACGTCATTGGATTTGCTCTGTtaaacaaatatgtacattgt
It contains:
- the LOC117320426 gene encoding baculoviral IAP repeat-containing protein 3-like (The sequence of the model RefSeq protein was modified relative to this genomic sequence to represent the inferred CDS: added 179 bases not found in genome assembly) — its product is MVKPYGKEFPFKGRTDRFILCVRMVNITETYFSMCMLYIGCHFSKETVTRVQCTSWYSIHIPITIQLYIVQDESVRAGTFVNWPSLAGDVKTLVEAGLSCKDDRLCTVECTSCGLFFNFSSLQGTDPYKYHKQESPKCEFFTEEKRQGNQGTPRWLHPSTMVKKGTTDQARLKEKANVSEPENTKTDASKTKTKNPISSPYSERLKTFESPQWHRKKIQQAPKVLAEAGFCYTGSEDSVKCFCCGIELAEWNPDEDPWVEHARHSPECQYLRDQKGQDYINNIKAQWAEIYTPKHPAYTQVDKRCRTFQHKNWPTNIMIQSSNQLAAAGFFYAGVGNTVWCHYCDRSLNYWEPADDPWVEHAQMFPFCKFVLKMKGMNFIQASATGNRGNMLP